Within Rhinolophus ferrumequinum isolate MPI-CBG mRhiFer1 unplaced genomic scaffold, mRhiFer1_v1.p scaffold_20_arrow_ctg1, whole genome shotgun sequence, the genomic segment actagatttattggggcgATCCCTtggtaagttatgtaaatgtctgatcactgtgttgtttatctaaaactaatataatattgtatgtcatctaattgaaaaataaaacaactattttaaaaattgtacttgtTGTTGAAGTTATAGTACGTTTTTATGGTGTTTGGTTCAGTACTTATACGACGGTGTGGCCCAGTGAGTTATTAAAATGGAGGCATGGGTGTTATTTTCAGACACCCCACGTGATTCCAAAGTGCAGGCCCCTGTAACAACCAGAGTGCTAAAGGGTGCTTCTCAGAACTCTCTGTGCATATTCATCACCTGGGGTCCTGTGAAATGTACATCCTGGTTCAGTAGGTCTGCGGTGGGGCTTAAGACTATTGTGCTTGTAACCAGCTCTCAGGAGAGGCTGAAGAGGCTGGTTCACACAACACACTTTGAGAGGCAGGTTTTAATTGTCGGAGAAGCCTAGGTCCTGCCCCCGAGACTGATGTCATTGGCCCGGGTTGTGTCCATACCGTGGAGAGTTTTAAAAGGTCTGCAGCTGCTTCTAATGTACAGCAAAGCTTGAGAATCTCCATGCGAAGTACATAGTGATTTACGGATTGTAATGATTATTTTCTCAGTGGCCGAAGGCGGTCCCCTCCTCCCATTCCGCAGCACCCcgactcctccctctccttttcaggTCCGAGCATGCAGATGATGGTGGGATCAGGATTAGCACTTTATCTGTTCACTCTTTCCCACCTCTGAGGAGTCGGATGTAGTTCCTGCGGGAAAGAGGAGGCTTAGGCATTTGAGCttgggaagaagaaacaaaaagcgtCCTAGGGGGCGATTTCCAAAAAAAGCTGGTTGAAACAGAATGGCCCTGGGATTACCAGGGAAACTTGTCACTGGAAACCTCGCCTCCAGTCTGGGGCCTGAGTGTGCAGCAAACAGCCAGCTACCCTCCTGGGTCCTGGCAGCACCTGGCAACCAAGCAGCTATGAAGGATTTCTCCTTCTCAATGGGCTGGACTAGAACGTGGGTGGAAATGCAAGAGAGACCTCTAGTGGCAAAGTATAGACATGAAATCATCTCCCTGAAGCATAAACCCCACACAGCAATCCGGAataggtgatgatgatgatgatggcaataAATGTCCACttagaaataatacatgtagTGTATGTGCCGGGCACAGTTGTAAgcgttttaaaaatattaactcatttaatctcctTGGCAACCAAATGctattaacaattttattatcactattttatgtaaggaaactgaggcacagagacgttAAATAACATGCTGAAATTCACCCAATTTAGTGAGTGGCTAAACTGGTATGTGAATCCAGGCAACGTGAGGTTCAGAAAACACTACAGCAAACTGCCTCTCCAATGCAGGAAAGAAGGAGGATTGTCAGCCAATTTACAGTTATAAACACATACAGATGCTCGCCCTGTTCTTCCTCGTATCTAGAGGAGAGTGATAATTTACATATCTCAGAAGAAGTCAGATAGAGGAGTGGTCCTCACagtagagaaagagaatgaaaaggtcAAGTTTGACtaagaggaggaaaggggcaaGAGCATTTTCTGGAAACTAAGTTAAAGGGACATAATCCTCACTTAAAAGAAAGTATTAAGGTACAATCGTGACAAATGTGAAAGGTAATTACTAATGTGTAAGTAAGGCTTCTCTATATATCAGTAAACGTTCAAATCTACACACTTTACATAGTCTCAAGCTAGCCAAGCGTCGGAGGTAAGAGGTGAAAATCTGTAATGCTTAACTTTTATCTTTGTGACCACACCGGACACAGAAGAAAccttttttgagtatttttgccAGGCAGAGACAACCTGAGGGTTTACGGGGGTACAGGTTTCATCTGGTCAAATAGAGTACACTGTGAGAGGGGCTGTTTTTCAAGGGGAAGAcgaaaaaaaacaagaagcacATCTACCACTTCCTTAaggaatcttttcatttttttaactgagaaataatttctttctaccCATAGCCATGAAGACGAGGTAATAGGCTGACTCCTTTCCACATCTTGCAAGGAGAAACCAGAGGGCACACTGAGGTTAGGAACAGGCTGATTTGGACATAAAGTCTGAGCAGATATAGCTGGCTATGGTCTGGAGtgaggtgtcatgcagggtgccacGTGGGGTCactgttcccgctccccacataagaacgcaggatatggtgaggccaaaaaggaaccctcacggcaccatagataggggagtcataccattatattctcgttggcggctgggttggagacacaggaagcaggagccacactgtctgcaacttGCTGTCAATTtctctctgtcaaccaacctcactttgctaactgcaatcgggcttggtagctcagccaccatcatcttgcTAGCCAcgatttgctgctagcctagccactgtagttatattagtggccagtggctcactggttacagctgatggccatccagtcacaactgatggccatttactacctgagccagcatctttccacatgaggccaagagcctggaaactggactcatggctctgtccctacactcCATCCCTACAGGGTTTTGCCTCACAAAGTACGCCGCACTAGTCTTCTGCGAGGCGCCCTgagcgaggagcctggaggtgaatgcaatttcctggacacagccaggctctctgggcacagacagggtatctcagggcaccaccagtccttctgggcagagccagacttcctgggcttctcagggtaccaccagtctccccggacacagccaggggttctcagggcaccaccgGTCCTCAGCGCCCTCTATAGCTGATGTCTCCCATTTGGATTTCCAAAGCTGACATCTCACCTGAGCTCCAGATTCATTTTTTCTGACTACCTGCATGACATTTACACTTGGATGCTAACTGACACCTCAGATTTTACAGGACACGCCTCCCCACTCCTCGTGTCCCCTTGCATGTGTCCCCAGATTAATAAATAGCAACGCCTTCAACCCGGGTGTTCAAGTCCAAACAACAGAACATGCGTTACTTTACTTAAGTCCCACTACTCACCTCTGACCCATAAGGAAATCTTGTTGATTCATCCAAATCTGTCTAGAATTTCTATGTCTCCTCATTTCTTCAGCCTCCACCCGAGTTCCACCTCTCTCACCTGCACCAGCTGTATTATCTCCTAACTACTCTTTCAGCTTCCCCTCTCCACCATCTACATTCTTGAAAGCATCCAGAATCACTGACTTAACATTCGGGGGGGTTTATTATACGTAATCTTCACTGTTCAATATCAGAAATTTGACCTCCATCCACGATTTCGTATGTTTAGCCCTCTGGTGATAATTTCTCctatttgttattgttattttcgTACCCTGTTGCTTTATAGCAAGAATTGGAACCGTTGAACTAGAAACCTCACCTGCCTGTATTCTAATACACGCCCAGCATTGGTGGCCACAGAAAGTCAGCCCCACGTCTATGGGAAAGCCCGCCCTACCCACAGGTACATTATCACTGCAGCCCAGGGTGAGCTCGCCAAAGAGGTGTTCTGGCAAGCTGGCTTCCAAGGCCCCCAATTTGCTACCTAGAATTAACCCATACCATTTCAGATAAAGGGAAGACCCCTTTATTTTAATCCCTGCCCAATCACATTCCCTTCTGTCTTCATCCACAGGCCACCACAGTCGTGATTTCAGaccattttttaatctgtttacCGAGCACACACTTACAGATACCAGGGCCCCAGGCCACCCATCTCAGCGCACCCCCACATACCACCGTGTTTATAAGGCAAAGATTAACCGGGTTTATCTGGGTCCCACGCAATACCTTCTCCCTCCATCCACGGAGATCCGGAGCTGCATGTGGATGGGGCATGCGTGGCTGGAGAGGCTCCTGGACACTTGTTTCAAACCCGAGAAGGTGACGGTTTTGCACACAACAATCATCCAGAGACCTTTATTTATTCAAGAACCATTAactttattgggaaaaaaatggcaaaacttgAAGGTAAAGGTTAACGTTTTGCAAGGGAAATACTGCAATGTGCCTGGTCGGCATGGTGACCAGGGGAAGTCACCCAGTGGCTATAGGGCAGGCAGTCCAAACTCAGTTCTTTTTGTCACTGTCGCCCAGGGTGAGCTTGTCAAAGAGGTAGTCTGCCAAGCCGGATTCCGGGGCTCCCATCTTGCGCAGCTTGGTGATGTGGTCCCCCAGCTCTTTGATGAACTCCACCTGCCCCTGCAGGCAGTGACTGCTCAGGAAGGCGCACAGGTGGGCGTCCTTGTTCTCGGTGGCCAGCTGGTGCAGGTCGAGCAGGCTCTGGTTCACGCTCCTCTCCAGGTGCAAGGCGCACTCCATGGCCTTCAGGCCGTTCTCCCAGCGGTTGCGGTCAGGCCTGCTGATGTCGCGCAGGCGGAGGTGGCCCCCGCGCTGGTTCTGCAGCTCCATCAGCCTCTCCGCGTGCTTCCTCTCCTGGCTGGACTGCTGCAGGAAGAACCCGGCGAAGCGCTTCAAGGCCACCTCGTGGCTGCTGAAATAGGAGGCCATGGACTCATACACGTAGGAGGCGTAGAGCTCCAGGACGATCTGGTTGTTGATGGCGGCCTCGCATTCGGGGTAGTAGTTCTGGCGCACGTACGAGGGCGGCGCGGTCGTCATGGCTGGAGGTGCGGGCCGAGGCGAGGGCGAACGCGGCGGCTGGGCCTTGGAGTGTCGCAGGAGCAGGCGACCAGGGCAGCCAGAAGCTGAGTCCGCTGCAGTTTTCCCAGGTACCTCAGCAAACTCCCAGGATGGAGCAGGAGGATGCCCTCTGCTgggctgggtggctgggtggaAGGTGTGGGAGGGGACCGGAAATGAGTTCCCTtgagggctggggggcggggtggaggccTTTGTGGttcgggtgggggaggggccaggggagCGGGCTCTGTGTTCCAGGGTCCATCCCAGCCTTGTGAGTGCAATGCACTCTGTGCGGAGCACTTGGCATCTAAAAGTTTTCAATGTAGCGATTTTCTATTTTCCAACGCTTTTCTACTATTCTGGTTACTCCCTTTAAATGCAAGCTCttctcataaaaaaaagaaaatttaccaaaaattgTGAGAATATTATAATTTAGATTTTTGGTAAAGTTCTCTAGTTTTTCCTGGTGTATGTAGgtaagaatatatatgtgtgtgtgtgtgtgtgtgtgtgtgtgtgtatacatatatatatgagaatgtatatatatgtggagaagaatatatatgtagggaagaatatatatataaagaatatacatatgtataaagaacacacacacacacacacacacacacacacacagagggtgccagaaaatgtatacaccttttacgaaaggaaaaaactgtattaaaattgtaataccccgtatagactgataacaaaagattacTACAAG encodes:
- the LOC117019959 gene encoding ferritin heavy chain-like, with amino-acid sequence MTTAPPSYVRQNYYPECEAAINNQIVLELYASYVYESMASYFSSHEVALKRFAGFFLQQSSQERKHAERLMELQNQRGGHLRLRDISRPDRNRWENGLKAMECALHLERSVNQSLLDLHQLATENKDAHLCAFLSSHCLQGQVEFIKELGDHITKLRKMGAPESGLADYLFDKLTLGDSDKKN